GTCAGCTTTTTACAGGCTTCGTTGATGCGTACTTCATTTAAGAAAGAGACGAAGGTATGTAACGTATGTTTTTTGAAATAGCGGCAAAACGCCTGTGGTGTCATGTGTGCCTGTTTCGCAGCGTCTTCAAGTGTAATGGGTTTATCATAATTGTGCATGATAAAGTTGTAGATGTTACCGATGCGTATGCCTTCATGCTCGCTGTATACAGGTGTTTGACTGGCAGATGATAGGGCTTTCAGCTCCTTCAGGCTGCTCAGGAATTTAAGCAGGTCGATGAAGTGAATGAGTTGATCGGCACCAGCGTGTTGCTGGATGCGGATCATCTTGCTGGATATTTCCGACACATAGGTTTGTGGTACGCGAAAGCCGGATTGGGCTTGCGTGATGAAGTTTTTTAGTAGCTTAAGTTCGGGCAGACTGAAGAAAGAGGCCAGCTGTCCGTTTGGATTGAAAAATATATCCAGCGCCACGATCTTCTTTTTGCTTTTAGGCGTAAAGTAAGACGGGTCGCTTTTAAATACGTGTGGTTGATTTGCGCCGAGCCAGAAGATTTCATTATCCCTAAAGGCATGCATGTTGTTTTCGGCTACGAGTGTGCCTTCTCCCTTCTGGATCCAGGTCATTTGTATTTCCTGGTGACGGTGCAGGTGTTGGTAAAAATGAGGCAGCACATTTTTCTGTACAATAATGGTTTTGTCGTGCGGCACAGGTATCGTGAATTGCAGTACTTTCATGATATATACTGTATTTTAACTGCTGATGGAATAGATTCCGGTTGTTGTTTCTGTTTGCCTAAAGCCTTATTGGCTGGTAGCTTTCCCAATATTACTAATTTTTCGGTTCGTTTTGCAAAGAGGTTAAGATATGGGCATAATTGATTAGAATTGGGCATGTGATCCGAACCGGTTTGA
This genomic interval from Chitinophaga horti contains the following:
- a CDS encoding AraC family transcriptional regulator; protein product: MKVLQFTIPVPHDKTIIVQKNVLPHFYQHLHRHQEIQMTWIQKGEGTLVAENNMHAFRDNEIFWLGANQPHVFKSDPSYFTPKSKKKIVALDIFFNPNGQLASFFSLPELKLLKNFITQAQSGFRVPQTYVSEISSKMIRIQQHAGADQLIHFIDLLKFLSSLKELKALSSASQTPVYSEHEGIRIGNIYNFIMHNYDKPITLEDAAKQAHMTPQAFCRYFKKHTLHTFVSFLNEVRINEACKKLTDGGYDNIATVAYTCGFNSITNFNRVFKSITDQSPSDYVNSYFQNVEH